A segment of the Candidatus Brevundimonas phytovorans genome:
GATCGCGCACAGCTCGCCGTCCAGCACGCCGTCGGGCCAGAGGGCGGCGTCGGCGGCCAGTTCGGGGAAACGCTCGGTCCAGTCCAGACCCTTGCGGGTGCGCAAGGTCGCGCGGCCATGGCCGACGGCGATCTGGATGCGGTAGCCGTCGAACTTGATCTCATGGGCCCAGCCCGGCGCCGAGGGCGGATGGTCGGCGACCTTGCACAGCTGGATGGGGACGAAGGCGTGGGGGCGGGCTACGGGCCGGGCGGCCTTGGTCGGCTTGGGCTTGGGCGGGGCCTTGCGACTGGTGGGCTTGGAGGCGGTCCATTCCGTCGCGCCCTCGGCGATCTGGGCCAGGCTGCGGCCGGTGGTGACCGAGGCGTCGATCTCGGCCAGGGCGTCGCCCTCGCCGTCGACGGCGTGCGCGTCCTTCTCCTTGACCAGCAGCCAGTTGGCTCTCTGCTTTCCCGCTTCCTGGGGCTTGCCGCGATCAGACTTGAGCCGGATCAGGGCCCAGCCGCCCTTCAGCCGTTCGCCGTCCAGCGTCAGCTTGACCACGCCCTTCCTGAAGGCCGCATCGAGATCCGCGTCCTGGGGCGTCCATTCGCCCACGTCCCACAGCTGCACCGTGCCGGCGCCATAGTTGCCGGCGGGAATCGTCCCCTCGAAGTCGCCGTAGTCGAGGGGATGGTCCTCGACCTCGACCGCCAGCCGCTTGACGTGGGGGTCGCGCGACGGGGCCTTGGTCACGGCCCAGGACTTGAGCACCCCGTCGTGCTCGATGCGGAAGTCGTAGTGCAGGCGCGAGGCGGCGTGGCGCTGGATCAGATAGCGCAGGCCGGTCTGGCGGGCCTTCGCCTTGCGGCCCTTCGGCTCCGGCGTGACGCCGAAGTTCCGTTTGGCCTGATAGGTGTTGAGCTCGCCGCGCGCCGCCATCCAGCCAGAACGCAGAGGGGCGGCGAAGGCTTCACGCGCTCGCCGCCCGCTTGATCAGTGCATGGCCTCGCCGTGCTGGCTGTAGTCGAGACCCTCGATCTCGGCCTCCTTCTCGACGCGCAGGCCGACGGTGTATTTGCAGATCATCAGCACCACGAAGGTGCCTACGGCGCTCCACAGCATGGCGCCGCCCAGGCCGATGGCCTGCTTCCACAGGGTGGCCCCTTCGGCGGCGGGGTTGATGGCGGCGTTGGCGAAGACCCCGGTCAGCAGGGCCCCGGCGATGCCGGCGATGCCGTGCACGCCAAAGGCGTCGAGGCTGTCGTCGTACTTGAGTTTGTGCTTGAGCCAGACGGCGCCGACATAGGCGACGGGGCCCGAGATCAGGCCGATCAGGAAGGCGCCCCTGGGGTCGACGAAGCCGGCGGCGGGGGTGATGGCGACCAGGCCGGCGACCACGCCGGTCAGCAGGCCCAGCAGGGTCGGCTTCTTCTTCAACGTCCATTCCACCGCGATCCAGCCGACGGCGGCGGCGGCGGGGGCCAGCAGGGTGTTGAAGACGGCGACGGCGGCGATCTCATTGGCCCCGGCGGCCGAGCCGCCGTTGAAGCCCATCCAGCCGACGAACAGCAGGCCTGTGCCGATGGCGGTGAAGGCCAGGTTGTGCGGGGCCATGTTGTCGCGACCCCAGCCGTGACGCGGGCCGAGCACGATGGCGCAGACCAGACCGGCCACGCCGGCATTGACGTGGACCACGGCCCCGCCGGCGAAGTCGAGCACGCCCAGCTCGCCCATCCAGCCGCCGCCCCAGACCTGGTGGCAGATCGGCGCATAGACGATCAGGTGCCACAGGGTGAAGAAGAGGACGCTGGCCGAGAACTTGATCCGCTCGGCGAAGGCGCCCGCGATCAGGGCGGGGGTGATGATGGCGAAGGTCAGCTGATAGCTGATCCACAGGAACTCGGGCAGGCCGGGGGTCAGGGCGTGGGCCGTCTTCACCCCCACACCGTTGAGGAAGAGGGCCTGGACCCCGCCGATGAAGCCGTTGGTGGCCGCGCCGCTGGTCCCGAAGGACAGGGTGTAGCCGGCCATGAACCAGAGGACGGTGACGATGGCCATGGCCGCCGTGGAATGGGCGATGGTGGCGATCAGGTTCTTCTTCCGAACCATGCCGCCGTAGAAGAGGGCCAGACCCGGCAGGGTCATCATCAGCACCAGGGCTGTTGAAGTCAGGATCCAGGCTGTGCCGGCGCCGTCGAGCGCCAGCGGAACCTGATGCGCCAGCAGACCGGGCGGGGCGGCGGCGAAGGCGGGCGCCGCAAGGGCCATGGCGAAAAGGCCGCAACAGAATGCTGCGGCCTTGGAAATCGTCGGTGCTGTCATGAAGGTCTCGGGGAGAAGACGCGGGCGAAAAGGAAGGGCGACGTCAGGCCGGTTGGGCCAGCCTGACGTCGGTTTCGGCGGCCTCGGCGGCGAGGACGGTCTTGGGGACGATGCGGACGAAGCGCGGTGCGAAACCGGACCAGTCGGCCAGGATGCGTCGGGCCAGGGGCGAGGCGGTGGCGGCGGCGTGGGCCTCGATCAGGGCCTTCAGCCGCGCTTCGGCCTCGGCGTCGATGCGACCGACCCCGGCCATGTCGCCGTTCAGGGCCTGAGCCGCGCGGCCCTCGGCGTCGAGCACGAACAGCTCGCCGCCGCTCATGCCTGCCGCCAGGTTCCAGCCGACGGCGCCGAGCACGACCACGCGGCCGCCGGTCATGTATTCGCAGCCGTGCGCGCCCAGGCCCTCGACCACAGCCTCGGCGCCGGAGTTGCGGACGGCGAAGCGTTCGCCCGCCGCCCCCGCCACAAACAGACGGCCGGAGGTGGCGCCATAGAGGGTGGTGTTGCCGCAGACCTGCTGGTCAGCGCGCCACTCATAGGGACGGATATGGATGTCGGCGCCCGACAGACCCTTGCCGACGTAGTCGTTGACCTCGCCGGTGACGTCGAGGATCAGGCCGCGTGCGCCAAAGGCGCCGAAGCTCTGACCGGCGATGCCCTCCAGCTTCAGCTTCAGGCGGCCCTGCGGCCCTTGCGGGCCGAACTTGCGGACGATGGCCGAGGAGATGCCGGCGCCCGCGGTGCGCTGGGTGTTGTTCAGAGGATAGGACAGCTCCAGCGTCTGGCCGCGCTCGAGGAAGGCGGCGGCGTCCTTCAGCACCAGGGCGTCCAGGCTCTCGGGCACGGGTTGGCGCACCTTGTCGGCCCAGCGGCCGGGGCGGTCGACGTCGACCTTCATCAGCAGGGGGTTGAGGTCCAGGTCGTCCAGATGCGAACCGCCGCGCCGCGTCTGACGCAGCAGGTCGGTGCGGCCGACAATCTCATCAATGGTGCGCGCGCCGATGGAGGCCAGGATTTCGCG
Coding sequences within it:
- a CDS encoding ammonium transporter, with the translated sequence MTAPTISKAAAFCCGLFAMALAAPAFAAAPPGLLAHQVPLALDGAGTAWILTSTALVLMMTLPGLALFYGGMVRKKNLIATIAHSTAAMAIVTVLWFMAGYTLSFGTSGAATNGFIGGVQALFLNGVGVKTAHALTPGLPEFLWISYQLTFAIITPALIAGAFAERIKFSASVLFFTLWHLIVYAPICHQVWGGGWMGELGVLDFAGGAVVHVNAGVAGLVCAIVLGPRHGWGRDNMAPHNLAFTAIGTGLLFVGWMGFNGGSAAGANEIAAVAVFNTLLAPAAAAVGWIAVEWTLKKKPTLLGLLTGVVAGLVAITPAAGFVDPRGAFLIGLISGPVAYVGAVWLKHKLKYDDSLDAFGVHGIAGIAGALLTGVFANAAINPAAEGATLWKQAIGLGGAMLWSAVGTFVVLMICKYTVGLRVEKEAEIEGLDYSQHGEAMH